A window of the Streptomyces sp. NBC_01351 genome harbors these coding sequences:
- a CDS encoding ABC transporter permease, whose protein sequence is MTAVTATAVAARATRVLRRLAGMAATLLVTSFLVFSSLFLAPGDPASFLTKGRSPSPEQLAEIRRQYGFDEPFLVRYWNWLEGVLHGDFGRSYLFHQDVSAIIWSRLPSSLLLIGTAALMIAVFGIGSGILGALRRGSRTDRSLMLMVTVGAAAPAFVAALLLRSVLGVRLGWFPTIGNGTGVLDRLHHVILPAAALSVTFTALVTRVTRSAMLDELRREHVEVALSRGTPRRTVIRRHVLRNALGPIVTVSALLVSGMLVSTAIVETAFGMSGVGSLLVQSVDQLDFQVVQAIVLLVVAAFVVVNALVDLVHPLIDPRMAAAGSAR, encoded by the coding sequence ATGACGGCCGTGACGGCGACCGCCGTCGCGGCCCGGGCCACACGGGTGCTGCGCCGCCTGGCCGGCATGGCGGCGACCCTGCTCGTCACCTCCTTCCTCGTCTTCTCCTCCCTGTTCCTGGCGCCCGGCGACCCGGCGAGCTTCCTCACCAAGGGGCGCAGCCCCAGCCCCGAGCAGCTCGCCGAGATCCGCCGCCAGTACGGCTTCGACGAACCCTTCCTCGTCCGCTACTGGAACTGGCTCGAAGGCGTGCTGCACGGCGACTTCGGCCGCTCCTACCTCTTCCACCAGGACGTCAGCGCGATCATCTGGTCGCGGCTGCCCTCCTCCCTGCTGCTGATCGGCACGGCCGCGCTGATGATCGCGGTGTTCGGCATCGGCTCCGGGATCCTCGGCGCGCTGCGCCGCGGATCGCGCACCGACCGCTCGCTGATGCTCATGGTGACGGTGGGCGCAGCGGCGCCCGCCTTCGTCGCGGCCCTGCTGCTCAGGTCGGTCCTGGGCGTACGGCTGGGCTGGTTCCCGACGATCGGCAACGGCACCGGCGTCCTGGACCGGCTGCACCACGTGATCCTCCCGGCCGCCGCCCTGTCCGTGACCTTCACGGCCCTCGTGACCCGGGTGACCCGCTCGGCCATGCTCGACGAACTGCGCCGCGAACACGTGGAGGTCGCACTGAGCCGGGGAACACCACGGCGGACCGTCATCCGGCGCCACGTACTGCGCAACGCGCTCGGACCGATCGTGACGGTCTCCGCCCTCCTGGTCTCGGGCATGCTCGTCAGCACCGCGATCGTGGAGACCGCCTTCGGAATGTCCGGAGTGGGCTCCCTGCTCGTACAGTCCGTGGACCAGCTGGACTTCCAGGTGGTCCAGGCGATCGTGCTGCTGGTGGTGGCCGCGTTCGTGGTCGTCAACGCCCTCGTGGACCTCGTCCACCCGCTGATCGATCCGCGCATGGCGGCGGCGGGGAGCGCCCGATGA
- a CDS encoding PadR family transcriptional regulator: MALKHAVLAALLGGEYSGYQLAKGFDIGVANFWHALPQQLYTELAKLEKDGLVAGREVVQESRPNKRVFRVTDAGLAELEAFAAAVCKPSVIRDNLLVKVQAADGIDTAPVIEQLEERAAAAEAKIELLDAFLRQMRGEADEEEFLLRGRGVGGYLTALRGRAFEQGHRDWCLRAAAVLKERRKARAER; the protein is encoded by the coding sequence GTGGCCTTGAAACATGCCGTGCTGGCGGCGCTGCTGGGCGGCGAGTACAGCGGCTATCAGCTGGCGAAGGGGTTCGACATCGGCGTGGCCAATTTCTGGCACGCCCTGCCCCAGCAGCTCTACACAGAGCTGGCCAAACTGGAGAAGGACGGCCTCGTGGCCGGCCGCGAGGTGGTCCAGGAGAGCCGGCCCAACAAGCGCGTGTTCCGCGTCACCGACGCCGGCCTCGCCGAACTGGAGGCCTTCGCGGCGGCGGTCTGCAAGCCCTCCGTCATCCGTGACAACCTCCTCGTGAAGGTGCAGGCCGCCGACGGCATCGACACCGCGCCCGTCATCGAACAGCTCGAAGAGCGCGCGGCGGCGGCCGAGGCCAAGATCGAGCTCCTCGACGCGTTCCTGCGCCAGATGCGCGGCGAGGCGGACGAGGAGGAGTTCCTGCTCCGCGGCCGGGGAGTGGGCGGATACCTCACCGCCCTGCGCGGGCGGGCCTTCGAACAGGGACACCGGGACTGGTGCCTGCGCGCCGCCGCCGTACTCAAGGAAAGGCGCAAGGCCCGTGCCGAACGGTGA
- a CDS encoding DUF4232 domain-containing protein yields the protein MRTARENWKTYALGVAATAAILSSTACQSGGGDDGKKPTASGAPGASAAPTPSGTPSPAGPTQPGGGGTTSPSRSPGGGSASPGGGDKTDIAACNDNDLSITTSGWRQDSGQHLLITATNFTDKPCTLYHYPYVRFGTDTRDPVAPMESKPKAIATIGPKEKAYAGVFVFRAGQQTRTVTSFALGYQDRAFNSNRDVASLDIGLSPEVGSLTVGPTPRVTYWNTDLRAVEDYLFRSGNS from the coding sequence ATGCGCACTGCCCGCGAGAACTGGAAAACCTATGCCCTCGGGGTCGCGGCCACCGCCGCGATCCTCTCGTCCACGGCCTGCCAGTCCGGGGGCGGCGACGACGGCAAGAAGCCCACCGCCTCCGGCGCCCCGGGCGCGAGCGCCGCACCCACCCCCTCCGGCACCCCGAGCCCGGCCGGCCCCACCCAGCCCGGCGGCGGGGGCACCACCAGCCCCTCGCGGAGCCCGGGTGGCGGTTCGGCCTCCCCCGGCGGTGGCGACAAGACCGACATCGCGGCCTGCAACGACAACGACCTCTCGATCACCACGTCGGGATGGCGGCAGGACTCGGGACAGCACCTCCTGATCACGGCCACCAACTTCACCGACAAGCCCTGCACCCTCTACCACTACCCGTACGTCCGCTTCGGCACCGACACCAGGGATCCGGTCGCTCCGATGGAGTCCAAGCCGAAGGCCATCGCCACGATCGGGCCGAAGGAGAAGGCCTACGCGGGCGTGTTCGTCTTCCGGGCCGGCCAGCAGACGCGGACCGTCACGTCGTTCGCCCTCGGCTACCAGGACCGCGCCTTCAACAGCAACAGGGACGTGGCGTCGCTCGACATCGGGCTGTCCCCCGAGGTCGGGTCCCTCACGGTCGGACCCACCCCGCGGGTCACCTACTGGAACACCGATCTCCGCGCGGTCGAGGACTACCTGTTCCGGTCGGGCAACAGCTAG
- a CDS encoding GOLPH3/VPS74 family protein, which produces MAVNLAEEIMLLSLDDESGSAKQRQAAAWAVAGGILLELVLAGRVSVTGKFLALTDTTPTGDELLDGRTALIESWMRGRAKRRVTEWLTRDQSKAVAATLQSLCARGVVVEEKHKALGVFPVRRYPEADGAVERELRERLRSVVMDGAEPDARTAGLVALIHSAKLHRLAFPDGDRKQVTARMAEVAAGQWAGESVRAAIRDMQAAMAAVTVITLAGAS; this is translated from the coding sequence GTGGCAGTCAATCTGGCCGAAGAGATCATGCTGTTGTCCCTGGACGACGAGTCCGGTTCGGCCAAGCAGCGACAGGCGGCAGCCTGGGCCGTGGCGGGCGGGATCCTGCTCGAACTGGTCCTGGCCGGACGGGTTTCGGTCACGGGCAAGTTCCTCGCGCTGACGGACACGACTCCGACCGGGGACGAGCTCCTCGACGGCCGGACGGCGCTGATCGAGTCCTGGATGCGGGGCCGCGCCAAGCGCAGGGTGACCGAGTGGCTGACGCGCGATCAGTCCAAGGCCGTCGCGGCGACGCTCCAGAGCCTGTGCGCGCGGGGCGTGGTCGTGGAGGAGAAGCACAAGGCGCTCGGCGTGTTCCCGGTGCGCCGCTATCCCGAGGCCGACGGTGCCGTCGAGCGTGAACTCCGCGAGCGGCTGCGGTCCGTCGTCATGGACGGCGCCGAGCCGGACGCGCGGACGGCCGGTCTCGTCGCGCTGATCCATTCCGCCAAGCTGCACCGTCTCGCCTTCCCCGACGGCGACCGCAAGCAGGTCACGGCGCGGATGGCGGAGGTCGCCGCCGGCCAATGGGCGGGCGAGAGCGTCCGCGCCGCCATCCGCGACATGCAGGCGGCGATGGCGGCGGTCACCGTGATCACCCTCGCCGGCGCCAGTTAG
- a CDS encoding GNAT family N-acetyltransferase gives MTLIRSARPHELPALLTYPDDAERNAATRAYLDGLLESKCTRPDWCLVAEDGRGEPVGSVVLWTLPGQDVPYAFVLFEAPAGDAQVGAELLDAAARKARELGAEELEHVVDSPAQAPQFQRDPERRGELLRGAGFRVVRDGRRFGLLVPDELPADDHRLTFRSLADLGPGPFVDLLEELLVDTSDARLADDVRTHGARGAAERLFEETAELAHEPGWWEIGYDEDGTPAVISLPARNPSVHVIGFVGVAPAHRGKGYAASAVVRGTRILAANGATEIRGDCDAANKAMAKAFTRAGYRNFADRLEFSRTL, from the coding sequence GTGACCTTGATCCGTTCCGCCCGCCCCCACGAACTCCCCGCGCTGCTCACGTATCCGGACGACGCCGAGCGCAACGCCGCGACCCGCGCCTACCTCGACGGGCTGCTGGAGTCGAAGTGCACCCGGCCCGACTGGTGTCTGGTCGCCGAGGACGGCCGGGGGGAGCCGGTGGGCAGCGTCGTGCTGTGGACCCTGCCGGGACAGGACGTTCCCTACGCCTTCGTCCTGTTCGAGGCCCCGGCCGGGGACGCACAGGTGGGGGCCGAGCTGCTCGACGCGGCGGCCCGAAAGGCCCGCGAGCTCGGCGCGGAGGAGCTGGAGCACGTCGTCGACTCGCCCGCGCAGGCGCCGCAGTTCCAGCGGGACCCGGAGCGCCGGGGCGAGTTGCTGCGGGGCGCCGGATTCCGGGTGGTCCGCGACGGGCGCAGGTTCGGCCTGCTCGTTCCCGACGAGCTGCCGGCCGACGACCACCGGCTGACCTTCCGCTCCCTCGCCGACCTCGGCCCCGGACCGTTCGTGGACCTCCTGGAGGAGCTGCTCGTCGACACCTCGGACGCCCGGCTGGCCGACGACGTCCGGACCCACGGGGCGCGCGGCGCGGCCGAGCGGCTCTTCGAGGAGACGGCGGAGCTGGCGCACGAGCCGGGATGGTGGGAGATCGGCTACGACGAGGACGGGACCCCCGCGGTGATCAGCCTGCCGGCGCGGAACCCGAGCGTGCACGTGATCGGCTTCGTCGGCGTCGCGCCCGCCCACCGGGGCAAGGGCTACGCCGCCTCCGCGGTGGTCCGCGGTACGCGGATCCTGGCGGCGAACGGCGCCACCGAGATCCGCGGGGACTGCGACGCGGCCAACAAGGCCATGGCGAAGGCGTTCACGAGGGCCGGCTACCGGAACTTCGCCGACAGACTGGAGTTCAGCCGCACCCTGTGA
- a CDS encoding ABC transporter permease, producing MSTLHAAGSKTRAPRAPRPPHTRPARFARLRRLGGGPLQRICLVLLVLFVLVAVFAPWIAPQDPTFGQLGDTLLGPSAQHWLGTDQGGHDTLSALIVGTRTSLAGPLAVVLFSTVLGIAVGLFAAWRGGWIDTAVGRVLDVVFAFPALLLAILAVALFGKGMTAPVIAMAIAYMPYTARLVRGLAVQEKSRPYIAAYRVQGHSGLYVTVRRLLPNIAPTLLAQSTVNFGYALLDLAALSFLGLGVQPPTPDWGAMINQGQAAVLQGQPLSAIAPAVAVVLVVVAFNVVGEDLGDRLAGRDS from the coding sequence ATGAGCACCCTGCACGCAGCGGGCAGCAAGACCCGCGCCCCGCGCGCCCCGCGCCCGCCCCACACCCGGCCCGCCCGGTTCGCCCGGCTCCGCCGCCTCGGCGGCGGCCCGCTCCAGCGGATCTGCCTGGTGCTGCTCGTCCTGTTCGTCCTGGTCGCGGTGTTCGCCCCCTGGATCGCCCCGCAGGATCCGACCTTCGGTCAGCTCGGCGACACCCTGCTGGGGCCCAGCGCCCAGCACTGGCTGGGCACCGACCAGGGCGGCCACGACACCCTCTCGGCGCTCATCGTCGGCACCCGCACCAGCCTCGCCGGCCCGCTCGCCGTCGTCCTGTTCTCCACCGTCCTCGGCATCGCCGTCGGCCTGTTCGCCGCCTGGCGCGGCGGCTGGATCGACACCGCCGTCGGCCGGGTCCTGGACGTGGTGTTCGCCTTCCCCGCGCTGCTGCTCGCGATCCTCGCGGTGGCCCTGTTCGGCAAGGGGATGACGGCGCCCGTGATCGCCATGGCGATCGCCTACATGCCGTACACCGCACGCCTCGTCCGCGGACTCGCCGTACAGGAGAAGTCCCGCCCCTACATCGCCGCCTACCGGGTACAGGGCCACTCCGGCCTGTACGTCACCGTCCGCAGACTGCTGCCCAACATCGCCCCGACCCTGCTCGCCCAGTCGACGGTGAACTTCGGCTACGCACTGCTCGACCTCGCCGCGCTCTCCTTCCTCGGGCTCGGCGTACAGCCCCCCACCCCCGACTGGGGCGCCATGATCAACCAAGGGCAGGCGGCCGTCCTGCAGGGGCAGCCGCTGTCCGCGATCGCGCCGGCCGTGGCGGTCGTCCTGGTCGTCGTCGCCTTCAACGTCGTCGGGGAAGACCTCGGCGACCGGCTCGCGGGGAGGGATTCCTGA
- a CDS encoding ABC transporter ATP-binding protein produces the protein MTLLAYDDLRVTLPSMARPLLDGVSLGVAAGEVVALVGESGSGKSVTARAALGLFPQGAEIGGRVRVDGTDLVGADAASLRDVRANKAAMIYQDPRAAINPVRKVGDFLTEPLRLVHGWTKARAGKRAAELLDAVGLPDPVRHLGQYPHELSGGMLQRVVIAAALTAEPKLLLCDEPTTALDVSTQAEILAVLGRLQRERGLGLLLITHDIELAASVSDRIYVMYAGRIVETAPVAELFAAPRHPYTAGLLGSSPPLAGPLARLNPIPGAPMGLLETAPGCAFAPRCRFAEPGRCDQSPPDLERHGRTEVACHRAAELIRKEDS, from the coding sequence ATGACACTGCTCGCCTACGACGACCTGCGCGTCACCCTCCCGTCCATGGCCCGCCCGCTCCTCGACGGCGTGAGCCTCGGCGTCGCCGCCGGGGAGGTCGTCGCCCTCGTCGGCGAATCCGGCTCCGGGAAGTCCGTCACCGCCCGCGCCGCCCTCGGCCTGTTCCCGCAGGGCGCCGAGATCGGCGGCCGGGTCCGGGTCGACGGCACCGACCTGGTCGGCGCCGACGCCGCGAGCCTGCGCGACGTACGCGCCAACAAGGCCGCGATGATCTACCAGGATCCGCGCGCCGCCATCAACCCGGTGCGCAAGGTGGGGGACTTCCTCACCGAGCCGCTGCGCCTCGTCCACGGCTGGACCAAGGCACGCGCCGGGAAACGGGCCGCCGAACTGCTCGACGCGGTCGGCCTCCCGGACCCGGTACGGCACCTCGGGCAGTACCCGCACGAGCTGTCCGGCGGCATGCTCCAACGCGTCGTGATCGCCGCGGCCCTCACCGCCGAGCCGAAACTGCTGCTCTGCGACGAGCCGACCACCGCGCTCGACGTCAGCACCCAGGCCGAGATCCTGGCCGTCCTGGGACGACTCCAACGGGAACGCGGCCTCGGGCTCCTCCTCATCACCCACGACATCGAGCTGGCGGCCTCCGTCAGCGACCGGATCTACGTGATGTACGCGGGCCGGATCGTGGAGACCGCCCCCGTGGCGGAACTCTTCGCCGCCCCCCGGCACCCCTACACCGCGGGCCTGCTCGGCTCCTCCCCGCCGCTCGCCGGACCCCTCGCCCGCCTCAACCCCATCCCCGGCGCTCCGATGGGACTGCTGGAGACCGCACCCGGCTGCGCCTTCGCACCCCGCTGCCGCTTCGCCGAACCCGGCCGCTGCGACCAGAGTCCGCCGGACCTGGAACGGCACGGTCGGACCGAGGTCGCCTGCCACCGCGCCGCCGAACTCATCCGCAAGGAGGACAGTTGA
- a CDS encoding ABC transporter ATP-binding protein encodes MTSKPSTAPSGAAAELLKVTGLRKTYRTGGTEVVAVDDLSFSLRAGGALGIVGESGSGKTTTARMLIGLERPDAGEILVQGTPLAASVRGRPARLARAKAVQIVFQDPYLSLDARMSIGATIDGVLRLHGTTDRAARAARVRELLAQVGLGDREAAALPRRLSGGQRQRAAIARALAVQPAVLVLDEAVSALDVSVQAQVLNLLSDIRRDTGIGLVFVSHDLAVVRYVCDEALVMYRGRTMEHRPVSELLTDPHHPYTRLLLASVPRPGWDPDSISRRRRELDPLSGTPAA; translated from the coding sequence TTGACCAGCAAGCCGAGCACCGCCCCCAGTGGAGCGGCCGCGGAACTTCTCAAGGTGACCGGCCTGCGCAAGACCTACCGCACGGGCGGCACCGAGGTCGTCGCCGTCGACGACCTGTCCTTCTCCCTACGGGCGGGCGGGGCGCTCGGCATCGTGGGGGAGTCCGGTTCCGGGAAGACCACCACGGCCCGGATGCTGATCGGTCTGGAACGCCCCGACGCGGGCGAGATCCTCGTCCAGGGCACACCGTTGGCGGCCTCCGTACGGGGGAGGCCGGCTCGGCTGGCGAGGGCCAAGGCCGTTCAGATCGTGTTCCAGGACCCCTATCTCTCCCTGGACGCCAGGATGAGCATCGGCGCCACGATCGACGGGGTCCTGCGGCTGCACGGCACGACCGACCGCGCGGCCCGCGCCGCGCGGGTCCGGGAGCTGCTCGCCCAGGTGGGACTCGGCGACCGCGAGGCGGCCGCACTGCCCCGCCGCCTGTCGGGCGGCCAGCGCCAACGAGCGGCGATAGCCCGGGCGCTGGCGGTCCAGCCGGCCGTCCTGGTGCTCGACGAGGCGGTGTCCGCGCTGGACGTCTCCGTCCAGGCGCAGGTGCTCAACCTGCTCTCGGACATCCGCCGCGACACGGGCATCGGCCTGGTCTTCGTCAGCCACGACCTGGCCGTCGTGCGCTACGTGTGCGACGAGGCGCTCGTCATGTACCGGGGCCGCACGATGGAACACCGCCCGGTCTCCGAGCTCCTCACCGACCCCCACCACCCCTACACGCGGCTGCTGCTGGCCTCCGTACCCCGACCGGGCTGGGACCCCGACTCGATCAGCCGCCGACGCCGCGAACTGGACCCCCTCAGCGGCACACCGGCGGCCTGA
- a CDS encoding ABC transporter substrate-binding protein yields the protein MSSARTRTPLHRSARHTIAATLAAAAVLATSACSGTAQPEKDKAVAYKITDQTPAATGNLDSFTWSTYAEPTTIDYAYAFDYPPNQILANVCESLLRWNPDLTTSPNLATSYTNPTPTTWVYQIRPGVRFHDGTKLTADDVVASLRRNIDPETASVWAYPFRNVKSVDKTGAMEVTVTLTQPDSTFNKYLAASPGTVESAATLAKSGKDYGNPQTGVNCTGPFAFDSWSSGQSLTLKRFDDYWNPTLKAKSDKVKFVFLGDATTRVNAFQSGEVDGGWMVPPNAYAQLGSTQAGTLYFGRNTSVADEVVSNLKGPLGDPRVRQALLMATDRKGIVKAGAGGVGEVADSLVTDNLWADAPDETRDKILADLPKYPYDPAKAKALAAEAGVNGQKVVIATSPLDSQTTIITQAVAQAATAIGLKPEINSMSAEKYTTLFTDPAAREGIDLFLTFWYTSITDPLDMYGSLQTGAYSNYGGWSNPAFDAAVDEAIATYEPGLHAEANAKAQKIALQELPWLPLYTQPVSVFLGKRITGVQPSIAYLYYPWAAEIGARG from the coding sequence ATGTCATCAGCCCGTACGAGAACCCCGCTCCACCGCAGCGCCCGCCACACCATCGCCGCCACCCTCGCGGCGGCCGCGGTGCTCGCCACCAGCGCGTGCAGCGGGACCGCCCAGCCCGAGAAGGACAAGGCGGTCGCCTACAAGATCACGGACCAGACGCCCGCCGCCACCGGGAACCTGGACTCCTTCACCTGGTCGACCTACGCGGAGCCGACCACCATCGACTACGCCTACGCGTTCGACTACCCGCCGAACCAGATCCTCGCCAACGTCTGCGAGAGCCTGCTGCGCTGGAACCCGGACCTGACGACCTCGCCGAACCTCGCGACCTCGTACACCAACCCCACGCCCACCACCTGGGTCTACCAGATCCGCCCCGGCGTCCGCTTCCACGACGGTACGAAGCTCACCGCCGACGACGTCGTCGCCTCCCTGCGCCGCAACATCGACCCGGAGACCGCCAGCGTCTGGGCGTACCCCTTCCGCAACGTCAAGTCCGTGGACAAGACGGGGGCGATGGAGGTCACCGTCACCCTCACGCAGCCCGACTCCACCTTCAACAAGTACCTCGCCGCCAGCCCCGGCACCGTCGAGTCCGCCGCCACCCTCGCCAAGTCCGGCAAGGACTACGGCAATCCGCAGACCGGCGTGAACTGCACCGGCCCGTTCGCCTTCGACTCCTGGTCCTCCGGCCAGTCCCTCACGCTCAAGCGGTTCGACGACTACTGGAACCCCACGCTCAAGGCCAAGTCCGACAAGGTCAAGTTCGTCTTCCTCGGCGACGCCACGACCCGCGTCAACGCCTTCCAGAGCGGCGAGGTCGACGGCGGCTGGATGGTCCCGCCGAACGCGTACGCGCAACTGGGCTCCACCCAGGCCGGGACGCTCTACTTCGGCCGCAACACCTCCGTCGCCGACGAGGTCGTCAGCAACCTCAAGGGCCCCCTCGGCGACCCCCGGGTGCGCCAGGCCCTGCTGATGGCCACCGACCGCAAGGGCATCGTCAAGGCCGGCGCCGGCGGGGTCGGCGAGGTCGCCGACTCGCTCGTCACCGACAACCTCTGGGCCGACGCCCCCGACGAGACCCGCGACAAGATCCTGGCGGACCTGCCGAAGTACCCGTACGACCCGGCGAAGGCCAAGGCGCTCGCCGCCGAGGCGGGAGTGAACGGCCAGAAGGTCGTGATCGCGACGAGCCCGCTCGACTCGCAGACCACCATCATCACCCAGGCCGTCGCTCAGGCCGCCACGGCCATCGGCCTCAAGCCCGAGATCAACTCCATGTCGGCGGAGAAGTACACGACCCTCTTCACCGACCCGGCCGCGCGCGAGGGCATCGACCTCTTCCTCACCTTCTGGTACACGTCCATCACCGACCCGCTGGACATGTACGGCTCCCTCCAGACCGGCGCGTACAGCAACTACGGCGGCTGGTCCAACCCCGCCTTCGACGCGGCCGTCGACGAGGCCATCGCGACCTACGAGCCGGGCCTGCACGCGGAAGCCAACGCAAAGGCCCAGAAGATCGCCCTGCAGGAGCTGCCCTGGCTGCCCCTGTACACCCAGCCCGTCAGCGTCTTCCTCGGCAAGCGGATCACCGGCGTCCAGCCCTCCATCGCCTACCTCTACTACCCGTGGGCGGCCGAGATCGGAGCCAGGGGATGA
- a CDS encoding amidohydrolase, producing MGKTRQHADTVFVGGKVFTGTSPTPIDAAVAVGGGRILAVADEAAVRALADADTEVVDLAGGLLVPGFQDAHVHPAVAGVQMLSCDLSEERTIDGYLAVVAAFAEEHPEAPWIRGGGWSMDVFPGGTPTRAMLDAVIPDRPVLLGNRDGHGAWVNTRALEVAGVDRTTPDPADGRIEREPDGSPAGTLQEGAVELVARHVPIATPDEAHAGLLAAQEHLFSLGVTSWQDAMIGAFPGNPDNFGVYLRAAREGSLRARVVGALWWDRERGLEQISDLEERRRTGQVGRFHATSVKMMQDGIAENFTAGMLEPYLDGCGCPTGNSGLSFIDPDVLTEAVSRLDRSGFQIHFHALGDRAVREVLDALAAAREANGANDNRHHLAHLQVVHPDDIGRFATLEAAANIQALWAAHEPQMDELTIPFLGPERAALQYPFGDLQRAGARLVAGSDWSVSSPNPLWGIHVAVNRSVPDEAPDSPEAFEPAPPFFPEQALTLSQALTAYTAGSAWVNHLDHVTGTVEEGKYADLVVLDRDPFEHPPTQIADTRVLRTYIDGELVFAATD from the coding sequence ATGGGCAAGACCAGGCAGCATGCCGACACCGTCTTCGTAGGGGGGAAGGTCTTCACCGGGACCTCACCCACCCCGATCGACGCCGCCGTGGCGGTCGGGGGCGGCCGGATCCTCGCCGTCGCGGACGAGGCGGCCGTACGCGCCCTCGCCGACGCCGACACCGAGGTGGTCGACCTCGCCGGAGGGCTCCTCGTCCCCGGTTTCCAGGACGCCCACGTCCACCCCGCAGTGGCCGGCGTCCAGATGCTCAGCTGCGACCTGAGCGAGGAACGCACCATCGACGGTTACCTGGCGGTGGTCGCCGCCTTCGCCGAGGAGCACCCCGAAGCGCCCTGGATCCGCGGCGGCGGCTGGTCGATGGACGTCTTCCCCGGCGGCACCCCGACGCGGGCCATGCTCGACGCCGTCATCCCCGACCGGCCCGTCCTGCTCGGCAACCGCGACGGCCACGGAGCCTGGGTCAACACCCGGGCGCTCGAGGTCGCCGGCGTCGACCGCACCACCCCCGACCCGGCCGACGGCCGGATCGAGCGCGAGCCCGACGGAAGCCCGGCCGGCACCCTCCAGGAGGGCGCCGTGGAGCTCGTCGCCCGCCACGTGCCCATCGCGACCCCGGACGAGGCCCACGCCGGCCTGCTCGCCGCGCAGGAGCACCTGTTCTCGCTGGGCGTGACCAGCTGGCAGGACGCCATGATCGGCGCCTTCCCCGGCAACCCCGACAACTTCGGCGTCTACCTGCGCGCCGCCCGCGAGGGCTCCCTGCGCGCCCGCGTCGTCGGCGCCCTGTGGTGGGACCGCGAACGCGGCCTGGAGCAGATATCCGACCTGGAGGAGCGCCGCCGCACCGGACAGGTCGGCCGCTTCCACGCCACCAGCGTGAAGATGATGCAGGACGGCATCGCCGAGAACTTCACCGCCGGCATGCTGGAGCCCTACCTCGACGGCTGCGGCTGCCCCACCGGCAACTCCGGGCTCAGCTTCATCGACCCCGACGTGCTCACCGAGGCCGTGTCCCGGCTCGACCGCTCGGGCTTCCAGATCCACTTCCACGCGCTCGGGGACCGCGCCGTGCGGGAGGTGCTCGACGCACTGGCCGCGGCCCGCGAGGCCAACGGCGCCAACGACAACCGCCACCACCTCGCCCACCTCCAGGTCGTCCACCCCGACGACATCGGCCGCTTCGCGACCCTGGAGGCCGCCGCCAACATCCAGGCCCTGTGGGCCGCGCACGAACCGCAGATGGACGAGCTCACCATCCCCTTCCTCGGACCCGAACGGGCCGCGCTCCAGTACCCGTTCGGAGATCTCCAGCGCGCCGGGGCCCGGCTCGTCGCGGGCAGCGACTGGTCCGTGAGCAGCCCCAACCCGCTGTGGGGCATCCACGTGGCGGTCAACCGCTCCGTACCGGACGAGGCCCCCGACTCGCCCGAGGCCTTCGAGCCGGCGCCGCCGTTCTTCCCGGAACAGGCCCTGACCCTCTCCCAGGCCCTCACCGCCTACACCGCCGGCAGCGCCTGGGTGAACCACCTCGACCACGTCACCGGCACCGTCGAGGAGGGCAAGTACGCGGACCTCGTGGTCCTCGACCGGGATCCCTTCGAGCACCCCCCGACGCAGATCGCCGACACCCGCGTGCTGCGCACGTACATCGACGGCGAACTGGTCTTCGCCGCCACCGACTGA
- a CDS encoding nuclear transport factor 2 family protein — MESAERFRTAVEKRDLSVLDELFTDDIRMYSPVKFKPFEGKPLVLGLFGVLLRTFEDIRYVGHFEGSAETSGDGAEAPSVILPFRATVRGKQVHGIDLLQFDEEGRVKEFTVMVRPQSAVHVLGEAVLAGLIADGLVPDPT; from the coding sequence ATGGAAAGCGCCGAACGTTTCCGCACCGCCGTGGAGAAGCGCGATCTGAGCGTGCTGGACGAGCTGTTCACCGACGACATCCGGATGTACAGCCCGGTGAAGTTCAAGCCCTTCGAGGGCAAGCCCCTGGTCCTGGGCCTCTTCGGGGTACTGCTGCGCACCTTCGAGGACATCCGGTACGTGGGCCACTTCGAGGGATCGGCGGAGACCAGCGGGGACGGGGCCGAGGCCCCCTCGGTGATCCTGCCCTTCCGCGCCACCGTGCGCGGCAAGCAGGTGCACGGGATCGACTTGCTGCAGTTCGACGAGGAGGGCCGCGTCAAGGAGTTCACGGTGATGGTGCGCCCCCAGTCCGCGGTGCACGTCCTGGGCGAGGCCGTGCTGGCCGGCCTGATCGCCGACGGGCTCGTCCCCGATCCCACGTGA